In Symmachiella dynata, the following are encoded in one genomic region:
- a CDS encoding enoyl-CoA hydratase-related protein, which yields MSDSHLCTIAQHGVAWLTMNRPEKRNALTRTLLAELLVDVRKLAANSDVRVIVLNSTGPVFCAGMDLAEMQEVAQSPDAEDFWQQDAQLFCDLLTALFTAPKPVIAMLQGPVLAGGVGLVLACDLVLAADTAFFSLPEPRRGIVASIVTPLLAYRATAGGASSLLLSGERIAATRARECGLCHDVVSAEELSGRLEELIAALLTNSPQALAETKRQLMVTAGANVVQQLEAAVDASAAARKTTDAREGLAAFLEKRSPHWQPED from the coding sequence ATGTCCGATTCCCATCTCTGCACCATCGCCCAGCATGGCGTCGCCTGGCTCACCATGAACCGCCCCGAGAAGCGGAATGCCCTCACACGGACATTACTGGCGGAGTTGTTGGTCGATGTCCGCAAATTAGCGGCGAATTCTGATGTGCGGGTGATCGTCTTGAACTCAACCGGCCCGGTGTTTTGCGCCGGGATGGATTTGGCCGAAATGCAGGAGGTCGCTCAAAGTCCCGACGCGGAAGATTTTTGGCAGCAAGACGCACAACTTTTTTGCGACCTGCTCACTGCCCTGTTCACCGCCCCCAAGCCGGTGATCGCCATGCTGCAAGGTCCAGTCCTTGCCGGCGGCGTTGGATTAGTTCTCGCCTGCGATCTGGTGCTGGCCGCCGACACCGCCTTTTTCTCGCTCCCCGAACCGCGGCGCGGCATTGTCGCCTCGATCGTCACCCCGCTCTTGGCCTATCGCGCTACCGCCGGTGGCGCCTCGTCGTTACTCCTTTCCGGGGAACGCATCGCTGCCACCCGCGCCCGAGAATGCGGCCTCTGCCACGATGTCGTCTCAGCCGAAGAGCTGAGCGGACGCCTGGAAGAACTGATCGCCGCACTGCTGACCAATTCACCGCAAGCCCTGGCCGAAACCAAACGCCAGTTGATGGTCACCGCCGGCGCCAACGTCGTTCAACAACTCGAAGCGGCCGTCGATGCCTCCGCAGCAGCACGAAAAACAACCGATGCGCGCGAGGGACTCGCTGCTTTCCTAGAAAAACGATCGCCCCATTGGCAGCCGGAAGATTAA
- a CDS encoding YggS family pyridoxal phosphate-dependent enzyme, with amino-acid sequence MTTTSETIHRNYESVQQQIADACARVGRESSSVTLIAVVKYAQWEWVQALVAMGVTELGESRPQQLIQRSPLLGDEVCWHFIGHLQRNKIRKTLPVAGLIHSIDSLKLLRAVDRVAEELNLTSRVLLQVNVSGEATKGGFAPEELRASWDAVAECRHVEVSGLMTMAPESRDPGEARATFAGLRNLRDELIAAHEGLALPELSMGMSGDLEIAIEEGATMVRIGSRLFEGLEK; translated from the coding sequence ATGACAACGACATCTGAGACGATTCATCGGAATTACGAATCGGTACAGCAACAAATTGCCGATGCCTGCGCACGCGTGGGACGCGAATCGTCATCGGTGACGTTGATTGCGGTGGTCAAATATGCCCAATGGGAATGGGTGCAGGCGTTGGTTGCGATGGGGGTGACCGAGTTGGGGGAATCACGGCCTCAACAATTGATCCAGCGGAGTCCGTTGCTGGGCGACGAGGTTTGTTGGCATTTCATCGGGCATTTGCAACGTAATAAAATTCGTAAAACATTGCCGGTCGCCGGATTGATCCATTCGATTGATTCGCTGAAGCTATTGCGGGCGGTCGATCGTGTGGCGGAAGAATTGAATCTGACGTCCCGGGTGCTGTTGCAGGTGAATGTCAGCGGCGAGGCGACCAAGGGGGGGTTTGCTCCTGAGGAGTTGCGCGCGTCTTGGGATGCCGTTGCGGAGTGTCGGCATGTCGAGGTGAGCGGACTGATGACGATGGCGCCCGAATCGCGTGATCCTGGTGAAGCCCGCGCGACGTTTGCCGGTTTGCGGAATCTGCGTGACGAACTGATTGCTGCGCACGAGGGACTTGCGTTGCCGGAACTTTCGATGGGGATGTCGGGCGATTTGGAAATCGCCATCGAGGAAGGGGCGACGATGGTGCGTATTGGCAGCCGCTTGTTTGAGGGGTTGGAGAAATAG
- a CDS encoding alpha/beta hydrolase, producing MSSTTWLTRCSLFAASLVIFSQSVTAAEPKPELLWPDGAPGAVGDEPLDKPTITIFPAPADIANGAAVVVCPGGGYGGLAAGYEGDDVARWLNTLGVTGVVLRYRLGPRYHHPAPLQDAQRAIRTIRARAKSLGIDPERIGILGFSAGGHLTSTAATHFDNGEGKSADPIQRESSRPDFAILCYPVISMTDEAMTHKGSRRNLLGDKPSAELMNSVSSEKQVTENTPPCFLWHTTGDKGVPSENSIAFYLACKEKGVPVEIHIFEKGRHGLGLGKPDEAVSAWPPLCATWLKERGLLNKK from the coding sequence ATGAGTTCCACAACTTGGTTGACACGATGCAGCCTCTTCGCTGCATCTCTGGTGATTTTCTCGCAGTCCGTGACCGCGGCAGAACCGAAACCCGAATTGTTGTGGCCTGATGGTGCTCCCGGTGCGGTGGGCGACGAACCGCTCGACAAACCGACGATCACTATCTTTCCTGCCCCAGCGGACATCGCCAACGGCGCTGCCGTGGTGGTTTGTCCCGGTGGAGGATATGGGGGATTGGCGGCTGGCTACGAAGGGGACGACGTTGCACGTTGGCTCAATACGCTGGGTGTGACCGGCGTCGTCTTACGTTATCGACTCGGGCCACGCTATCACCACCCTGCCCCGCTGCAGGACGCCCAACGCGCAATTCGCACCATCCGTGCGCGGGCCAAGTCCCTAGGCATCGACCCCGAGCGGATTGGGATTCTCGGCTTTTCCGCCGGTGGCCATCTGACCTCCACAGCCGCCACGCATTTTGACAACGGCGAAGGCAAATCGGCTGACCCAATTCAACGCGAGAGCAGCCGGCCCGATTTTGCCATCCTTTGCTATCCGGTGATTTCCATGACCGATGAAGCAATGACACACAAGGGTTCGCGGAGAAATCTTTTAGGCGACAAACCCTCAGCAGAGTTGATGAATTCGGTCTCCAGTGAGAAGCAAGTCACGGAAAATACTCCCCCCTGCTTTTTGTGGCACACAACCGGCGACAAAGGCGTGCCCTCTGAAAATAGCATTGCGTTTTATTTGGCATGCAAAGAAAAAGGGGTGCCGGTGGAGATACACATCTTCGAAAAAGGACGTCACGGCTTGGGGTTGGGCAAACCGGACGAGGCCGTTTCAGCTTGGCCTCCCTTGTGTGCGACATGGTTGAAGGAACGCGGCCTTTTGAACAAAAAGTAA
- a CDS encoding TlpA family protein disulfide reductase: MQKSDRLVLVLMVGGVLVMLLWMIRAANLFPSSDSPQPGFGLAPGAPAPAIKAVGWINGEAPTAESLEGKVVVVDAWAYWCGYCMQDAPELIALYKTYEGQEDVVFIGLTAEGEANLSDSREFVKQAGYPWPNGYGAYETMLQYGNSYLPAAWVIGRDGKVTWNLGMEHIESMKEAIDRALATPPPNAAPTEEEAAATADGPKNAADSADSNESPAE; encoded by the coding sequence ATGCAAAAGTCTGACCGACTTGTGTTGGTCTTAATGGTGGGTGGCGTGCTGGTCATGTTGTTGTGGATGATACGCGCCGCGAATCTGTTCCCCTCCTCAGACTCGCCCCAACCCGGGTTTGGCCTCGCTCCGGGAGCCCCGGCCCCGGCCATCAAGGCCGTCGGTTGGATCAACGGTGAAGCCCCGACTGCGGAATCACTCGAAGGTAAAGTGGTTGTTGTGGATGCTTGGGCGTATTGGTGCGGCTACTGCATGCAGGACGCACCGGAATTGATCGCACTCTACAAAACCTATGAGGGGCAAGAAGACGTCGTTTTTATCGGGCTGACCGCAGAAGGTGAAGCAAACTTAAGCGACTCGCGGGAGTTTGTAAAACAGGCGGGGTATCCGTGGCCCAACGGTTACGGCGCCTACGAAACCATGCTGCAATACGGCAACAGCTACTTGCCTGCTGCGTGGGTGATCGGCCGTGATGGCAAGGTCACTTGGAACTTGGGGATGGAGCACATCGAAAGCATGAAAGAAGCGATCGACCGCGCTTTGGCGACTCCGCCCCCCAACGCTGCTCCAACCGAAGAAGAAGCTGCAGCCACCGCCGATGGCCCTAAAAACGCCGCTGACAGCGCTGATTCCAATGAATCCCCAGCCGAGTAA
- a CDS encoding ferredoxin--NADP reductase produces MADSLSPSRIQELRDRHYNATVVDLRLIHDELMVIRIRPDEPFPQFRGGQYTVIGLGNWEPRTSGSQAEQLSEKDLKKVVKRAYSISCPVLVDGKLVAAHDMDYLEFYIALVRVADRKPPALTPRLFALNSGDRLFLGGKITGHYTLEQVADDDDVILLATGTGEAPHNAMLAELLQRGHRGRIVSAVCVRYRSDLAYIDTHKQVVADHPTYAYCPMTTREPENLDEAHPNYVGKQYLQKFITSGELEDALGHPLNPAKTHVFLCGNPAMIGIPEINDGQRVYPQPTGVIEILEQRGFQADETGAPGNIHFEKYW; encoded by the coding sequence ATGGCCGACTCTCTTTCTCCATCCCGCATTCAAGAATTGCGGGACCGACATTACAACGCCACCGTGGTGGACCTGCGGCTCATCCATGACGAATTGATGGTCATCCGCATCCGCCCCGACGAGCCCTTCCCGCAATTTCGCGGCGGACAATATACGGTCATCGGTCTGGGCAACTGGGAACCGCGCACTTCCGGTTCGCAAGCGGAGCAACTCAGTGAAAAAGACCTGAAAAAGGTCGTCAAGCGCGCCTACTCCATATCCTGCCCGGTCCTTGTGGATGGCAAATTGGTAGCCGCTCACGATATGGATTATCTCGAATTTTATATCGCCCTGGTCCGTGTCGCCGATCGCAAGCCACCGGCGCTGACACCGCGACTGTTCGCGCTCAACAGCGGCGATCGGTTATTTCTCGGCGGCAAAATTACCGGACATTACACGCTGGAGCAGGTCGCCGATGACGATGATGTAATCCTGCTGGCCACCGGAACCGGCGAAGCGCCGCACAACGCCATGCTCGCTGAACTGCTACAGCGCGGGCATCGCGGTAGGATCGTTAGCGCTGTCTGCGTGCGGTACCGTAGCGATTTGGCCTACATCGACACCCACAAACAGGTCGTCGCCGATCATCCCACGTATGCCTATTGTCCAATGACCACCCGGGAGCCGGAAAACCTCGACGAAGCTCACCCCAATTATGTCGGCAAGCAATACCTGCAAAAGTTCATCACGTCCGGCGAACTGGAAGACGCACTCGGCCATCCGCTGAACCCTGCCAAAACGCACGTCTTTTTGTGCGGCAATCCGGCGATGATCGGCATCCCTGAAATCAACGACGGTCAACGCGTTTATCCGCAGCCGACCGGTGTGATCGAAATTCTTGAACAGCGCGGCTTCCAAGCCGACGAAACCGGCGCGCCGGGCAATATACATTTTGAGAAATACTGGTAA
- a CDS encoding SLC5 family protein, which yields MGEVFTPLDLVIFFVALIVVMGVGLYAGRKEETSGDYYLAGRSVRWWGVAGSIFGSNVSANHMVGMMGVGFTIGFAQSHFELGAIAGLMLLCYGFLPVYRKLNLYTLSEYLEKRYDARSRISYAVIMVLIMVVVQMGPGLYIGARSICLVLGGDAVHEVEAEGADEGLTSIQVNTNYYYGFVIALSVVAAAYTIQGGLKAVIMTDVLQSVLLLAAGLVVAWLTFHRLGGWGAMMSLDAAQDGAQKMHLYLPSNHAQLPWTGVLTGLMAMHFFYWGTNQFIVQRALGAQSDAEARLGIVTAGFLKLLIPFFSICGGVAAFYLFRRELPEEKIDSDAVFTRLVLLIIPAGYGIVGLISAGVIGAILSSVDSMMNSAATIVAVDLYQRYINPQATDRQMIWIGRVAIVVFVIIAALVAIFILDPNSTDNFFLQIANYQNYFTPGLLIAFAMGMFWRRGTATAGFATIVAGVVFSWGVEAGYNHYVGGGLSREAYELVLNPDQLENMTEEKVFPEELKGMTHEQRTEFLATQESQMSTTVRYFGPQLNFFHRVVFVLGLSAIVYVLVSFVTHRDPEKERYTWTDLGGHAPEDLRHIFLAILASILVFALLGTLLYHDILTPLLSASMAFLWTLVLFARAAGTSIAKRLASGNKDAGRSAIVLWITEDRLWAGLLCGWAVFMMYYFK from the coding sequence ATGGGTGAAGTCTTTACCCCACTCGATCTGGTGATTTTCTTTGTGGCCTTGATCGTGGTGATGGGGGTCGGCCTCTATGCCGGACGCAAGGAAGAGACCTCAGGCGATTACTATCTCGCCGGTCGTAGCGTCCGCTGGTGGGGTGTCGCCGGGTCGATCTTCGGCAGCAACGTGAGCGCCAACCACATGGTCGGCATGATGGGGGTCGGCTTTACGATCGGCTTCGCTCAAAGCCACTTCGAGCTAGGCGCCATCGCCGGTTTGATGCTGCTCTGTTACGGGTTTTTGCCAGTCTATCGCAAGTTAAACCTCTACACGCTCTCCGAATATTTGGAAAAGCGCTACGACGCGCGGAGCCGTATCAGCTACGCCGTGATCATGGTGCTGATCATGGTCGTCGTCCAAATGGGACCGGGCCTCTACATTGGTGCCCGTTCGATCTGCCTCGTTCTGGGGGGCGACGCGGTGCATGAAGTCGAAGCGGAAGGCGCCGACGAGGGGCTGACGAGTATTCAGGTCAATACAAACTACTATTACGGATTCGTCATCGCGCTGTCAGTCGTCGCAGCCGCGTATACGATTCAAGGCGGACTCAAAGCGGTCATCATGACCGACGTGCTGCAATCGGTGCTGCTGTTGGCTGCGGGGCTGGTCGTCGCTTGGTTGACCTTCCACCGTTTGGGAGGCTGGGGCGCAATGATGTCGCTCGATGCCGCTCAAGATGGTGCGCAAAAAATGCACCTGTACCTCCCTTCGAACCACGCACAACTCCCCTGGACCGGTGTGCTCACCGGCCTGATGGCGATGCACTTTTTCTACTGGGGGACGAATCAGTTCATCGTACAACGCGCCCTGGGCGCGCAGTCCGATGCCGAGGCGCGATTAGGAATCGTCACCGCTGGGTTTTTGAAGCTATTGATCCCGTTTTTCAGCATCTGCGGAGGCGTGGCCGCGTTTTATCTTTTCCGTCGCGAATTGCCCGAAGAGAAGATCGACTCCGATGCGGTTTTCACCCGATTGGTGCTGTTGATCATCCCAGCCGGTTACGGCATCGTCGGACTGATCTCTGCCGGCGTGATCGGCGCGATCTTGTCCTCGGTCGATTCGATGATGAACTCTGCCGCCACCATCGTGGCGGTCGACCTCTATCAGCGTTACATCAATCCCCAGGCGACCGACCGGCAGATGATCTGGATCGGCCGCGTGGCGATTGTGGTCTTTGTCATCATTGCGGCGCTCGTTGCAATATTTATCCTCGACCCCAACTCAACGGACAATTTCTTTTTACAAATCGCCAACTATCAAAATTACTTTACTCCCGGGCTGTTGATCGCGTTTGCCATGGGCATGTTTTGGCGGCGCGGCACCGCCACGGCCGGTTTCGCGACGATTGTCGCCGGCGTGGTGTTCTCCTGGGGTGTCGAAGCGGGTTACAACCACTACGTCGGCGGCGGACTGAGCCGCGAGGCATACGAATTGGTGCTCAACCCCGACCAACTCGAGAATATGACCGAAGAAAAAGTGTTCCCCGAGGAACTAAAAGGCATGACCCACGAGCAGCGCACGGAATTCCTTGCTACCCAAGAATCACAGATGTCGACCACCGTGCGATATTTTGGACCGCAATTGAACTTCTTTCACCGCGTCGTGTTTGTTTTGGGACTCAGCGCCATCGTCTATGTCCTGGTCAGTTTTGTAACGCACCGTGATCCCGAAAAGGAACGCTACACTTGGACCGATCTGGGGGGCCATGCGCCCGAAGATTTACGCCACATTTTCCTGGCCATCCTCGCCTCCATCCTGGTCTTCGCCCTTTTAGGTACGCTGTTGTACCACGACATCCTCACCCCATTGCTCTCAGCCAGTATGGCGTTCCTTTGGACCCTTGTATTATTCGCGCGAGCGGCGGGAACTTCGATTGCCAAACGACTCGCCTCCGGTAACAAAGATGCCGGAAGGTCAGCCATAGTCCTGTGGATCACCGAAGACCGCCTCTGGGCCGGACTGCTCTGCGGCTGGGCGGTGTTTATGATGTATTACTTCAAGTGA
- a CDS encoding DUF1501 domain-containing protein: MRRRTFLRSGLVGWSALGLADLLRAESLAASAGQSATGGKSIILLWLWGGPSHMETFDLKPQAPAEFRGEFDPIATNVPGLEISEHLPKLAGLGDKFALVRSISHDSPGHVNSTHTMLSGYPGNALEQPPYAPDHPDLFAVTGKLLGSRVDGMPPLVAMPFTRYQGGAYLGTAHNPFVVKADPNSDKFSVPNTSLAGMTKPQFAQRLDLLKEFDQYRRDVDASGMMDSVDEFNHKAVAMLTGDAAREAFDIGREDPRTRDRYGRHAVGQRCLLARRLVEAGARIVSIDFATVPGQKAFSWDDHASVWNIFEQMKIRLPVLDQVVSALVEDIHSRGLQDDVLLVVMGEMSHTPRLSNFKGQPGREHWGRTMSVFLSGGGMPMGQAVGATNSKGDEVLSRLVRPNDLLATWYKHLGVPLTTHFPDHGGRPTPILPNGAPIAELI, translated from the coding sequence ATGCGTCGCAGGACATTTTTGCGCTCCGGATTGGTGGGATGGTCCGCTTTAGGGTTGGCGGATTTGTTACGCGCCGAAAGTTTGGCCGCTTCAGCTGGGCAATCCGCAACGGGCGGCAAGTCGATCATTTTGCTGTGGCTGTGGGGCGGTCCGAGTCACATGGAGACGTTCGACCTCAAACCGCAAGCGCCAGCGGAATTTCGGGGAGAGTTCGATCCGATTGCGACGAACGTTCCTGGTTTAGAAATCAGCGAGCACCTGCCGAAATTGGCCGGGCTGGGCGACAAGTTCGCTCTCGTCCGCTCGATCAGTCACGACAGCCCGGGGCATGTGAATAGCACGCATACGATGTTATCGGGCTATCCAGGCAACGCCTTGGAACAGCCTCCATATGCCCCGGATCATCCTGACTTGTTTGCCGTCACGGGCAAACTCCTGGGGAGCCGCGTCGATGGGATGCCGCCGTTGGTTGCCATGCCTTTTACGCGCTATCAAGGCGGCGCGTATCTTGGAACGGCGCACAATCCGTTTGTTGTCAAAGCGGATCCCAACTCCGACAAATTCAGCGTACCGAATACCTCGTTGGCCGGGATGACCAAACCGCAATTCGCGCAGCGACTCGACTTGCTCAAAGAATTCGACCAATACCGCCGCGACGTCGATGCGTCGGGGATGATGGATTCGGTGGATGAATTCAACCACAAAGCGGTCGCCATGCTGACCGGCGATGCTGCTCGGGAGGCCTTTGATATCGGCCGCGAAGATCCGCGCACGCGTGACCGTTACGGACGGCATGCGGTGGGGCAGCGTTGTCTGCTGGCGAGACGATTAGTCGAAGCGGGAGCGCGGATTGTTTCCATTGACTTTGCAACGGTTCCCGGACAAAAGGCGTTCAGTTGGGATGACCATGCGTCGGTGTGGAATATTTTTGAGCAAATGAAAATCCGCCTGCCGGTGCTCGACCAAGTCGTCTCAGCACTGGTGGAGGATATCCACTCCCGCGGTCTGCAAGATGATGTGTTGTTGGTCGTGATGGGAGAAATGTCGCATACGCCACGGTTGAGCAATTTTAAAGGCCAGCCGGGTCGCGAACATTGGGGCCGCACGATGTCAGTGTTTCTCTCCGGCGGCGGCATGCCGATGGGCCAAGCGGTGGGGGCGACGAATTCCAAGGGGGACGAAGTCCTCAGCCGGTTGGTGAGGCCCAACGATCTGTTGGCCACATGGTACAAACACCTCGGCGTACCGTTGACGACGCATTTCCCTGACCACGGCGGCCGCCCCACGCCTATTCTGCCGAATGGTGCGCCGATTGCTGAGTTGATCTGA
- a CDS encoding GGDEF domain-containing protein → MNASISSELGNISSSFWIMVLLAVAIAAGTGFAAGIFYARWSDKRSFSKARAGVAQLFQTVISTIDTAQEVCRLLEKCPGTFLKPNQTEQLVQKRNGLLEAISGLVRRHDPSYDATPSPVVAPSPEPTPFNVEWTIEPTDPATGLPGRQAFDENLALLMNAGQESERTSGLLLIKIDKFENLRSRLGVGDSDKLVKKMMAVVCRSVRDEDLVCRYSADMLAILMPDTDPETGRSVAGAARDSIRAYHFRVEEHGPEIFVTASFGYTACRPLDNPDLAVNRGADALSKSQQRGRNQLHAHDGQSIKHCLAG, encoded by the coding sequence ATGAATGCTTCAATTTCAAGCGAACTGGGAAACATCAGTTCCTCGTTTTGGATCATGGTGTTGTTGGCTGTTGCAATTGCCGCAGGAACGGGATTCGCAGCCGGAATCTTCTATGCGCGTTGGAGCGACAAACGCTCATTCTCAAAAGCGCGGGCCGGTGTGGCTCAACTCTTTCAAACCGTGATCTCCACCATCGATACCGCGCAAGAGGTTTGTCGCCTGTTGGAAAAATGTCCCGGGACGTTTCTAAAGCCCAATCAAACCGAGCAATTGGTCCAGAAACGCAACGGCTTATTAGAGGCGATTTCCGGTTTGGTGCGACGTCACGATCCCAGCTACGATGCGACCCCCTCACCGGTTGTGGCCCCTTCCCCTGAGCCGACGCCGTTTAACGTCGAGTGGACGATTGAACCGACTGACCCGGCAACCGGATTACCGGGACGGCAGGCATTCGACGAGAACCTCGCACTGTTGATGAACGCCGGGCAAGAGAGTGAACGGACAAGCGGTCTGCTATTGATTAAGATCGACAAGTTCGAAAATCTCCGGAGCCGCCTCGGTGTGGGAGACAGCGACAAGCTTGTCAAAAAAATGATGGCCGTCGTCTGCCGATCCGTCCGCGATGAGGATTTGGTCTGCCGCTATTCCGCTGACATGCTGGCCATCTTGATGCCTGACACCGATCCTGAAACCGGACGGTCAGTCGCCGGAGCCGCCCGAGATTCCATTCGCGCGTATCATTTTCGCGTTGAGGAGCATGGTCCGGAGATCTTTGTAACAGCCAGTTTTGGCTACACCGCTTGCCGCCCGCTGGATAATCCCGATCTCGCCGTCAATCGCGGTGCGGATGCATTGTCTAAGTCACAGCAGCGCGGACGCAATCAACTGCATGCGCATGATGGTCAATCGATCAAACATTGCCTCGCCGGCTGA